AAGAGCTGTCGCGCGCTGCGCTGAACAGCGCGCTGGCGTTTCGTTCGCGGCTGGGAGAGATCAATTCGAGGCTCGAGCAGCTTGGCGCACCGCCGGCTGCCGGACAGCCCCCTGAACCGGACATCGTGACCGGCGAGCGCCAGGCGCTGGCGTCGGAAAAGGCGGAGATCAACGCCGTCATCGCCGGCGCGCAGAACCTGTCGATCCGCATCAATGCGCTGATCGAGAAGATCGGCAACATGCGCAGCGAGCTGTTTCGCAGCGGGCTGACCAAGCGCTATGTGTTGTCCGATGCACTGAGCCCCCAGGTGTTTTCCGACGCAAGGGACGAATACGCCAACTTCTACAGGGCGGTGTCATCGTGGCTGAGCTTTGCCTTCAAGTTCAAGTTCCAGGCGATGCTCGCGGCGACCCTCATGGCGCTTGCTTTGGCGGTGGTGCTTCTGGTCGGTGGGCGCCGCCTGTTTGGGCGCATCTTCGAGCCCGACGCGTCGGTTGAAGATCCGACATATCTCAGTCGCCTGTCGGTGGCGTTCTGGTCGACTTTGCTGCCGACGCTGGCGGTCAGCGCCTTCCTCGCCTCGACGGTGTTCCTGTACAATTACTACAATGTGCTGCGCGGCGACATAGGCGTGTTCCTCAACGCTCTGGCAGCCGTCATCGCCATAGTGTTCTGTGTCAACCGCCTGACCAATGCGGCGCTGTCGCCCAGCATGCCGAACTGGCGCCTGATCCAGGTCGAGACCGGCCCGGCGCGTTGGCTGGTGCGGCTGACGACGGCCATGGCAGTCGTCATCGGCATCAACAATTTCCTGTCGATCGTCAACGACAAGATGGGCTCGCCCCTGTCGCTGACGGTGGCCAGGAGTTTTGTCGCCACGGTCATCGTGGGCGTCATCCTGATCCTTATGGCGCTGCTGAAGCCTTACAAGGACGCCGACGGGCGCTGGCGCCCCTGGCCGGCCTGGCTGCGCTACACCTGTGTCGCGCTCGGCCTGTTCACGATTGCGGCGGCGCTGTTCGGCTATATCGGTCTTGCCATCTTCGTCTCGTTGCAGGTCGTGGTCACCGGCACCATCCTGCTCACCGCCTATATCGGCTTCCTGTCGGCACGCGAGATCGGCGAGGAGGGTGGTTTCGCCGGCACGTCCATCGGGCGCTGGCTGAAGACCAATTCCAGCTATGAGGACACCGCGCTCGACCAACTCGGCCTCGTCGTCAGCGTCGCCATCAACCTGATGATCGTGCTGGTGTTCCT
This region of Mesorhizobium sp. C432A genomic DNA includes:
- a CDS encoding mechanosensitive ion channel family protein is translated as MFFRFFRLILVLALVALAPHSFGAMAQGLGQAPAGLVADQQKILQGLATKTDALEKKVQEDGVDDTTLVEIRLQLEELSRAALNSALAFRSRLGEINSRLEQLGAPPAAGQPPEPDIVTGERQALASEKAEINAVIAGAQNLSIRINALIEKIGNMRSELFRSGLTKRYVLSDALSPQVFSDARDEYANFYRAVSSWLSFAFKFKFQAMLAATLMALALAVVLLVGGRRLFGRIFEPDASVEDPTYLSRLSVAFWSTLLPTLAVSAFLASTVFLYNYYNVLRGDIGVFLNALAAVIAIVFCVNRLTNAALSPSMPNWRLIQVETGPARWLVRLTTAMAVVIGINNFLSIVNDKMGSPLSLTVARSFVATVIVGVILILMALLKPYKDADGRWRPWPAWLRYTCVALGLFTIAAALFGYIGLAIFVSLQVVVTGTILLTAYIGFLSAREIGEEGGFAGTSIGRWLKTNSSYEDTALDQLGLVVSVAINLMIVLVFLPLILLMWGFQPGDIQAWGYKLATGVTVGSVTISVTGILTGIVVFIIGYFLTRWFQGWLDGSVMARGKVDTGVRNSIRLAVGYAGVALAGLVGISAAGIDLSNLALVAGALSLGIGFGLQNVVSNFVSGLILLAERPFKVGDWIVAGDTSGTVKKISVRATEIETFQRQSVILPNSNLINNAVGNWTHRNKLGRVEIKVGVAYGSDVKRVHAVLLEIARGHALVLKNPEPFVLFTNFGPAALEFEIRVFLADVLNGAIVQNDIRFAVLDAFDAEHIEIPSTPRAEVKVKKTDAWPIDDDKIEVEFAEKEQAKARAAAEAKRLAKTGRKARKPDPS